A window of Vibrio ishigakensis contains these coding sequences:
- a CDS encoding acetolactate synthase large subunit codes for MKASDLFVKALENEGVEFIFGVPGEENLDMVESLRNSNIKLVLTRHEQGAAFMAATYGRLTGKAGVCMATLGPGATNFATPAAYAHLGAFPLVMLTGQKPIKKSKQGQFQIIDVVGLFDPVCKMSKQIVHGNTIPSIVREAFRLAEEERPGAVLLELPEDIAREDCDASVITPHPRWYARPEDNVIQQAADLIRSAKFPLVLVGAGANRKATCKTLQSFVEHLQIPFFNTQMGKGVVDERLDMCLGTAALSTGDYLHEAIANADLIINIGHDVVEKPPFFMHEDDERKVIHINYKSAQVDQVYFPQLEIVGDISASIELLKNHFEQPIDFDRSIFNLVKTEVEKHLLEGVDDPRFPIVPQRLVADVRRVMAAGDVIALDNGIYKIWFARNYKAYQSNTVLLDNALATMGAGLPSAMMVAKMHPNKRVMAICGDGGFMMNSQEMETAVRLGLNLVVAVLNDSSYGMIRWKQAAAGFQDWGLEFNNPDFVKYAESYGAKASRVPSAEQLVPILNDAFEQGGVHLIEIPVDYSENQKVLIDELSKRACVVCKK; via the coding sequence ATGAAAGCATCAGACTTATTTGTAAAGGCACTCGAAAACGAAGGTGTGGAGTTTATTTTTGGCGTCCCGGGTGAAGAGAATCTCGATATGGTCGAGTCTTTGAGAAACTCTAACATTAAACTGGTGTTAACGCGTCATGAGCAAGGAGCAGCCTTCATGGCGGCAACCTATGGTCGGTTAACGGGCAAAGCCGGCGTTTGCATGGCGACGCTAGGGCCAGGAGCAACAAACTTCGCAACGCCTGCAGCTTATGCACACTTAGGCGCGTTCCCCTTGGTCATGCTGACAGGTCAAAAACCGATAAAGAAATCTAAGCAGGGTCAATTTCAAATCATTGATGTCGTAGGTTTGTTTGATCCCGTTTGCAAAATGTCTAAGCAAATCGTTCATGGTAATACTATCCCATCCATCGTTAGAGAAGCCTTCCGCCTTGCCGAGGAAGAGAGACCAGGTGCGGTACTGCTCGAGTTACCCGAGGATATTGCTAGAGAGGATTGTGATGCAAGCGTGATCACACCGCATCCTCGTTGGTATGCAAGGCCAGAGGATAATGTTATACAGCAGGCTGCAGACCTTATCCGTTCGGCAAAATTTCCTCTTGTGCTAGTAGGTGCAGGTGCCAACCGTAAAGCAACTTGTAAAACCCTGCAAAGTTTTGTCGAGCACCTTCAAATTCCTTTTTTCAATACACAAATGGGCAAAGGGGTTGTCGATGAACGACTTGATATGTGTTTGGGTACAGCCGCGCTCTCCACAGGAGATTATCTGCACGAAGCAATCGCTAATGCCGATTTGATTATCAATATTGGTCACGACGTGGTTGAGAAACCACCTTTCTTTATGCATGAAGACGATGAGAGAAAGGTTATTCACATCAACTATAAATCCGCTCAAGTCGATCAGGTCTATTTCCCACAGTTAGAAATTGTCGGTGATATCTCTGCCTCTATCGAACTCCTTAAGAACCACTTTGAACAGCCAATTGATTTCGACCGTTCCATCTTTAACCTGGTTAAAACCGAGGTAGAAAAACATCTGCTTGAGGGAGTGGATGATCCGAGATTTCCGATCGTGCCTCAAAGGCTGGTGGCGGATGTCCGTCGAGTGATGGCCGCTGGAGATGTCATTGCCCTCGATAATGGTATTTACAAGATTTGGTTCGCTAGAAACTACAAGGCATACCAGTCAAATACTGTACTTCTCGATAACGCATTAGCCACTATGGGGGCGGGTTTACCGTCTGCAATGATGGTTGCGAAAATGCACCCTAATAAGCGAGTAATGGCAATTTGCGGCGATGGCGGTTTTATGATGAACAGCCAAGAAATGGAAACCGCAGTGCGCTTGGGGCTCAACTTGGTTGTTGCTGTCCTTAACGACAGCTCCTACGGCATGATTCGTTGGAAGCAAGCCGCCGCTGGTTTTCAGGATTGGGGATTGGAGTTTAACAACCCAGATTTCGTTAAATACGCTGAATCTTATGGTGCAAAAGCAAGTCGTGTTCCGAGTGCAGAACAGTTAGTGCCCATTTTAAATGATGCTTTTGAGCAAGGCGGTGTTCACCTTATTGAAATCCCGGTGGACTATTCGGAAAACCAAAAGGTTCTGATTGATGAACTCTCCAAGAGAGCGTGTGTCGTATGCAAAAAATAG
- a CDS encoding DUF6789 family protein: MLVVRVLSKNKALALAIAAWLAMMVVLMPLANLGLFCLALDIKVPVMTFVLHLVFGVALGVSYSKLTKG, encoded by the coding sequence GTGCTTGTAGTTAGAGTTCTATCCAAAAATAAAGCCCTAGCACTCGCGATTGCTGCTTGGTTAGCAATGATGGTTGTACTAATGCCTCTGGCTAACCTCGGGCTGTTTTGCTTGGCATTGGACATCAAGGTACCAGTAATGACATTTGTCCTTCACTTGGTGTTTGGCGTTGCGCTAGGTGTTTCGTACTCGAAGCTTACCAAGGGCTAA
- a CDS encoding cysteine hydrolase — MKANNKTVGKVDSEKQSQVGAVDDSRRSLLKASAAVAAAATAAGISGVASAATPEAEKKYADPKKGVLPPTKMKIDTNRTALVVVDPQIDFLSPNGTAWPVVGKSVEENQTVSNIESMFKVAKEVGMPVLISPHYYYPWDNEHHFGGPLEKVMHNLPMFVRKDPLSLDGFEGSGADWMPEFKKYINDGKTIVCSPHKVYSLQQNDLNLQMRKIGIDKVILCGMSANLCVQAHLYEMLELGYEVAVVRDATAAAQIPEGDGYMAALINYRMVANDLWWTKDAVEVVKAAYKANPPTMKDDHGH; from the coding sequence ATGAAAGCAAACAACAAAACCGTGGGTAAAGTGGATTCAGAAAAACAGAGTCAAGTAGGCGCGGTTGACGACTCTCGTCGCTCTTTACTTAAAGCCAGTGCAGCAGTAGCAGCAGCGGCGACTGCGGCAGGTATTTCCGGAGTGGCAAGTGCTGCGACCCCAGAGGCTGAGAAAAAGTACGCGGATCCCAAGAAAGGGGTTTTACCACCAACAAAAATGAAGATTGATACCAATCGAACAGCTTTGGTGGTGGTCGATCCACAAATCGACTTTTTATCTCCAAATGGCACTGCATGGCCAGTAGTAGGCAAGAGTGTTGAGGAAAACCAAACAGTTTCAAATATTGAAAGCATGTTTAAAGTGGCGAAAGAGGTTGGTATGCCTGTACTTATCTCACCTCATTACTATTATCCTTGGGATAATGAACACCACTTTGGCGGCCCACTTGAAAAAGTCATGCACAACTTACCGATGTTTGTGCGCAAGGACCCATTGAGCTTAGATGGTTTTGAAGGCTCTGGGGCTGACTGGATGCCAGAGTTTAAAAAGTATATTAATGACGGGAAGACAATTGTTTGCAGTCCACACAAGGTTTATTCACTCCAACAGAATGACTTGAACCTGCAAATGAGAAAAATAGGTATTGATAAAGTAATTCTATGTGGGATGTCGGCTAACCTCTGTGTCCAGGCTCACCTATACGAGATGCTGGAGTTGGGTTATGAGGTGGCGGTTGTGCGAGATGCTACAGCGGCGGCTCAAATACCAGAGGGTGACGGTTATATGGCGGCACTGATTAATTACCGGATGGTTGCCAACGATTTGTGGTGGACCAAAGATGCGGTTGAGGTTGTTAAGGCGGCTTACAAAGCTAATCCTCCAACAATGAAGGACGATCATGGTCATTAG
- a CDS encoding helix-turn-helix domain-containing protein → MSSRRRAVIFPRHQRILEQFGKNIELALKRRRISQELLHQRTGISKPTLRRVVKGDSTVSIGHYMVVLTVLGLESDLSMVANDCELARKLELIAQLKSNSNK, encoded by the coding sequence ATGAGTTCACGTCGCAGAGCAGTGATTTTCCCCAGACACCAACGCATTCTCGAACAATTCGGTAAGAATATTGAGTTAGCTCTCAAGAGGCGGCGTATCTCACAGGAACTGTTACATCAGCGAACAGGGATATCAAAACCAACCTTACGAAGGGTTGTCAAAGGTGATTCAACGGTCTCTATTGGGCACTATATGGTTGTTTTGACAGTGCTGGGACTTGAGAGTGACCTCAGCATGGTCGCGAATGATTGTGAGCTAGCTCGTAAACTTGAGCTGATAGCCCAGCTCAAAAGTAATTCAAATAAATGA
- a CDS encoding integrase domain-containing protein, whose protein sequence is MKKTYKGVILKGLRDFSKLNFGLQARQLDRALINASLEQVGGTKNNTHLARLAACRDFAQFVKTETDVKRLEHLSKSHITQYGEYLRERFEREHISCSTARDYLSHVNKCLEQARGDDSLRVRATKELAFPPKSGIALEDKSVPESLHKKVLGQVSEPVAVVCSLQRAFGLRMREGSLLDCEKALQEAMRDNQISIKRGTKGGQARVVPITNTEQLNVLERGKALQQRINHDNATPSSLSFKAFQTSAYRETKNADETYLSHGERKHFANTQYELKMGALSPVRAGIAHGKAHHEYLAKTLNVSLSEAKVRDKSVRLEISKMLGHHRIGITNAYLG, encoded by the coding sequence ATGAAAAAGACCTACAAAGGTGTAATTCTGAAGGGATTACGCGATTTTTCTAAACTTAACTTTGGCTTACAGGCTCGTCAGTTGGATAGAGCACTGATAAACGCGAGCTTAGAGCAAGTTGGGGGGACAAAAAACAACACCCACTTGGCGAGGTTGGCAGCATGCCGTGATTTTGCCCAATTTGTTAAAACTGAGACGGACGTAAAACGTCTCGAGCACCTATCTAAATCCCACATAACCCAGTATGGGGAGTACCTGAGAGAGCGCTTTGAGCGTGAACACATCAGTTGCAGCACCGCTAGAGATTATTTGAGTCACGTAAACAAGTGCTTAGAGCAGGCCAGAGGTGACGATTCTCTCAGAGTCCGTGCCACTAAAGAACTGGCTTTTCCGCCCAAGTCTGGCATTGCCCTAGAAGATAAGAGTGTGCCTGAATCCCTCCACAAGAAGGTGCTGGGCCAAGTGAGTGAGCCTGTGGCGGTGGTATGCAGTCTGCAACGTGCATTCGGCCTACGAATGCGAGAAGGCTCGTTGCTTGATTGTGAGAAAGCTCTACAGGAGGCTATGCGCGATAACCAGATTAGTATTAAACGAGGAACCAAAGGGGGCCAAGCACGTGTCGTGCCGATAACAAACACCGAGCAGCTTAATGTTCTTGAGCGAGGTAAAGCGCTTCAACAGCGCATCAATCACGACAACGCTACTCCAAGCTCTTTGAGCTTCAAGGCTTTTCAAACCTCAGCCTACAGGGAGACCAAAAACGCAGATGAGACCTACCTCTCTCATGGAGAGCGTAAGCATTTCGCGAATACACAATACGAGTTAAAAATGGGCGCATTGTCACCCGTAAGAGCAGGGATAGCGCATGGCAAAGCACATCATGAATACCTTGCGAAAACGCTCAATGTCTCCCTTTCTGAGGCGAAAGTAAGAGATAAATCAGTCCGACTCGAAATCTCTAAGATGCTTGGGCACCATCGTATCGGAATCACCAATGCCTACTTGGGTTGA
- a CDS encoding helix-turn-helix domain-containing protein translates to MLNRNQAAEYLGVSPGTLAVWASTGRYQLPFVKIGRKVFYRVVDLESFIEQRLFMQTH, encoded by the coding sequence ATGCTGAATCGAAACCAAGCTGCTGAGTACTTGGGAGTTTCTCCAGGAACACTTGCGGTTTGGGCTTCAACAGGTAGGTATCAACTCCCGTTTGTAAAAATTGGGAGAAAAGTTTTTTATAGAGTGGTTGACTTGGAATCGTTCATCGAACAAAGATTATTTATGCAAACCCATTAA
- the folD gene encoding bifunctional methylenetetrahydrofolate dehydrogenase/methenyltetrahydrofolate cyclohydrolase FolD, with the protein MTAQNIDGKLISQTVRSEVAARVKARTEAGLRAPGLAVVLVGEDPASQVYVGSKRRACDEVGFVSKSYDLPATTSEQQLLDLIDELNQDNEIDGILVQLPLPAGIDSTLVLERITPEKDVDGFHPYNVGRLAQRIPKLRSCTPKGIVTLLERYNIPTHGKHAVIVGASNIVGRPMTLELLLAGCTTTTCHRFTKDLEGHVRQADLLVVAVGKPNFIPGDWVKPGAVVIDVGINRLDSGKLVGDVEYDVAKENASYITPVPGGVGPMTVASLIENTMIACEQYGK; encoded by the coding sequence ATGACTGCTCAAAATATCGACGGAAAACTGATTTCACAAACTGTTCGCTCAGAAGTTGCCGCTCGAGTGAAAGCGAGAACCGAAGCCGGCCTGCGTGCGCCTGGTCTTGCGGTAGTGCTAGTGGGTGAAGACCCAGCCTCTCAGGTTTATGTTGGCAGTAAGCGCCGTGCATGTGACGAGGTGGGCTTTGTATCTAAGTCTTATGACCTGCCTGCGACAACGTCAGAGCAACAGCTTCTAGACCTTATCGATGAGCTAAACCAAGACAATGAGATCGATGGCATCCTAGTTCAGTTGCCACTGCCAGCGGGTATCGACTCGACTCTAGTGCTTGAGCGTATCACTCCAGAGAAGGATGTGGATGGTTTCCACCCATATAACGTTGGTCGTCTGGCACAGCGTATCCCAAAGCTGCGCTCTTGTACGCCTAAGGGTATCGTGACTCTGCTTGAGCGTTACAACATCCCAACTCACGGCAAGCACGCTGTGATCGTAGGCGCATCTAACATCGTTGGTCGTCCTATGACTCTAGAGCTTTTGCTGGCAGGTTGTACAACTACTACGTGTCACCGCTTTACCAAGGACCTTGAAGGTCACGTGCGTCAAGCAGACCTACTGGTAGTTGCTGTTGGTAAGCCAAACTTTATTCCAGGTGACTGGGTGAAACCGGGCGCTGTGGTTATCGATGTAGGCATCAACCGCCTAGATAGCGGCAAGCTTGTTGGTGATGTGGAATACGACGTAGCAAAAGAGAACGCAAGCTATATCACTCCTGTACCAGGTGGCGTTGGCCCAATGACGGTAGCCTCTCTTATTGAGAACACCATGATTGCTTGCGAGCAATACGGAAAGTAA
- a CDS encoding lytic murein transglycosylase, with protein MDFKLRTGTFGLLLGALIAPVHADTSLVDRDITFEAYVETLKSQAIEEGIRPDTVNQAFENVTFKHRAVKADRSQPEQKITLEEYLPRAVPGWKVKQAKQQYNKHRKELERIGDEYGVQPRFIVALWGVESNFGSLTGGYSVVDALTTMAFEGRRETFFRNELMDALTILDQGHITADKMKGSWAGAMGQPQFMPSSFLNYAADGNGDGTKNIWTNETDVFASAANYLRQSGWNDKYTWGREVKVTKPLSDQLYGRQKSQSKTLAEWQALGVRNQQGFDLPVLTEDINAWLIAPDSPNGRTYLVYDNYQVLMKWNRSYYFGLAVSKLADSLK; from the coding sequence ATGGATTTTAAGCTGAGAACAGGGACGTTCGGATTGTTGTTAGGGGCACTGATTGCCCCAGTCCACGCAGACACCAGTTTGGTGGATCGTGATATTACCTTTGAGGCCTATGTAGAGACCTTAAAGAGCCAAGCCATAGAAGAGGGCATTCGCCCTGACACCGTTAATCAAGCCTTTGAAAACGTCACCTTTAAACACAGGGCTGTAAAGGCGGATCGCTCTCAACCAGAGCAAAAAATTACTCTAGAAGAGTACCTTCCCCGCGCTGTTCCCGGCTGGAAAGTCAAACAAGCGAAACAGCAATACAACAAACACAGAAAAGAGCTAGAGCGTATTGGCGATGAATATGGCGTACAGCCGCGCTTTATCGTTGCTCTGTGGGGGGTTGAGAGTAACTTTGGTTCTCTCACTGGTGGCTACAGCGTAGTGGATGCGCTGACCACTATGGCATTCGAAGGAAGACGCGAGACCTTTTTCCGCAATGAGTTGATGGATGCGCTTACCATTCTCGACCAAGGCCATATCACGGCAGATAAGATGAAGGGCTCATGGGCGGGTGCTATGGGACAACCCCAGTTTATGCCAAGCTCATTTTTGAATTATGCCGCTGATGGCAACGGTGATGGCACTAAAAACATCTGGACCAATGAAACGGATGTGTTTGCTTCGGCTGCCAACTATCTGCGCCAATCAGGTTGGAATGACAAATATACTTGGGGACGTGAGGTTAAGGTTACCAAACCTTTATCTGATCAGCTTTACGGTCGCCAGAAATCTCAATCCAAGACATTAGCAGAATGGCAAGCCCTTGGGGTTCGCAATCAGCAGGGCTTTGATTTGCCTGTGCTAACCGAGGACATAAATGCTTGGTTGATAGCGCCGGATTCACCCAATGGTCGCACCTATCTTGTGTATGACAACTATCAGGTGTTGATGAAATGGAATCGCTCCTATTACTTTGGGCTAGCTGTAAGTAAGCTAGCTGATTCACTGAAATAA
- a CDS encoding YcgL domain-containing protein — protein MICAIYKSSKKEGMYLYVPKKDDFSQVPDQLMQMFGKPVIVMMINLATRSLALVDVEKVKESMNKDGYFLQLPPPTENELEKYKQRKQQGDKPVE, from the coding sequence ATGATTTGCGCAATTTATAAAAGTAGTAAAAAAGAGGGTATGTACCTCTACGTTCCTAAGAAGGATGATTTCAGTCAGGTGCCAGATCAGTTGATGCAGATGTTTGGTAAGCCTGTCATTGTGATGATGATCAATTTAGCCACACGTTCTTTGGCACTTGTTGACGTAGAAAAGGTCAAAGAGTCTATGAACAAAGATGGTTACTTTTTGCAGCTTCCACCTCCAACGGAAAACGAGCTGGAAAAATACAAACAAAGAAAGCAACAAGGCGATAAGCCTGTGGAGTAG
- the minC gene encoding septum site-determining protein MinC, whose translation MSQSPDLKGSSFPLTVLHMHQHDAQSAIAYLDQKVSKAPAFFNSAPLVINLSNASSDLDLFLLKQGIENVGMIPVGVTECSDKHLEKLARESGLAVMTGTNRPDKAPAPITPTKIVRTPVRSGQQIYAKDSDLIILSHVSAGAEVIADGSIHIYGTLRGRALAGATGQGASIICHNMQAELVSIAGNYWLSEQIDSNHWGEKVILSLKDETLHSELLKI comes from the coding sequence ATGTCTCAATCTCCAGATCTGAAAGGCAGTAGCTTTCCACTAACCGTGCTTCATATGCACCAGCATGACGCTCAATCTGCAATCGCATACCTTGACCAAAAGGTATCCAAGGCTCCTGCATTTTTTAATTCGGCGCCCTTGGTGATCAATCTATCGAACGCTTCCTCTGACCTCGACCTCTTTCTACTCAAGCAAGGCATTGAAAACGTCGGCATGATCCCTGTGGGCGTGACCGAATGCAGCGATAAGCATCTCGAGAAATTGGCTCGCGAGTCAGGCCTTGCAGTAATGACGGGAACCAACCGTCCAGACAAAGCCCCTGCACCTATCACTCCAACCAAGATAGTTCGCACGCCGGTGCGCTCTGGCCAGCAGATATACGCTAAAGACAGCGATCTGATAATCCTGAGCCATGTGAGCGCAGGCGCTGAGGTTATCGCAGACGGAAGCATACATATTTACGGCACTTTGCGTGGTCGTGCTCTTGCGGGCGCAACCGGGCAGGGCGCCTCAATAATCTGCCACAACATGCAAGCAGAATTAGTTTCCATCGCAGGAAACTATTGGCTTAGCGAGCAAATCGATTCAAACCACTGGGGAGAAAAGGTGATTCTGAGTTTGAAGGATGAAACTCTTCACAGCGAGCTCCTCAAAATTTAA
- the minD gene encoding septum site-determining protein MinD, with protein MARIIVVTSGKGGVGKTTSSAAIASGLALAGKKTAVIDFDIGLRNLDLIMGCERRVVYDFVNVINGEATLNQALIKDKRTDNLFILPASQTRDKDALSKEGVQAVLDDLDEMGFDFIICDSPAGIEQGALMALYFADEAIVTTNPEVSSVRDSDRILGILDSKSRRAELGLDPVKTHLLLTRYNPTRVNQGEMLSVQDVEEILHIDLVGVIPESQAVLNASNKGVPVIFDNESDAGMAYSDTIQRLLGETIEFRFLTEPKKGIFQRLFGG; from the coding sequence ATGGCACGTATCATTGTTGTTACTTCAGGCAAAGGCGGCGTAGGGAAAACCACCTCCAGTGCCGCAATCGCGTCAGGCCTTGCGCTAGCAGGCAAAAAAACCGCTGTTATCGATTTCGATATCGGCCTACGAAACCTAGACCTTATCATGGGCTGTGAGCGCCGCGTGGTGTATGACTTCGTTAACGTAATCAACGGCGAAGCGACTCTTAACCAAGCGCTAATCAAAGACAAGCGCACCGATAATCTATTTATTCTTCCTGCATCTCAGACCCGTGACAAAGACGCGCTATCAAAAGAAGGCGTTCAAGCGGTTCTAGATGATCTGGACGAAATGGGTTTTGACTTCATCATCTGTGACTCACCGGCAGGTATCGAGCAAGGTGCTCTAATGGCGCTTTACTTCGCTGATGAAGCCATCGTGACCACTAACCCTGAGGTTTCTTCGGTACGTGACTCAGATCGTATCCTAGGCATTCTGGATTCTAAATCTCGCCGCGCTGAACTTGGCCTAGACCCAGTTAAAACCCACCTGCTATTGACTCGCTATAACCCGACGCGCGTTAACCAAGGTGAGATGCTGAGCGTACAAGACGTAGAAGAGATCCTTCACATCGACCTTGTAGGTGTTATCCCTGAGAGCCAAGCAGTTCTAAATGCGTCTAACAAGGGTGTGCCGGTTATCTTTGATAATGAATCTGACGCAGGTATGGCTTATTCAGATACCATTCAGCGTCTGCTTGGCGAGACCATTGAGTTCCGCTTCCTAACCGAGCCTAAAAAAGGCATCTTCCAGCGTCTATTCGGGGGTTAA
- the minE gene encoding cell division topological specificity factor MinE gives MSLLEFFRPKKKTSANLAKERLQIIVAERRSQDDPAPAYLPELKADILKVISKYVDVDPNMVDVSFEHKHDDIAVLELNVKLPEEE, from the coding sequence ATGTCACTACTTGAGTTTTTCCGCCCAAAAAAGAAGACCTCGGCGAACCTTGCTAAGGAGCGCCTGCAGATCATCGTTGCTGAGCGTCGCAGTCAAGACGACCCAGCGCCAGCGTATCTGCCTGAGCTTAAGGCTGATATCCTGAAGGTGATCAGTAAGTACGTTGATGTTGACCCGAACATGGTCGATGTGAGCTTTGAGCACAAGCACGATGATATCGCTGTTTTGGAGCTCAACGTTAAGCTTCCTGAGGAAGAATAA
- a CDS encoding YecA/YgfB family protein, whose product MSDLISFADDYQGESGYFWEGAILASNLTVKPLEPENWAADLFGEDFEQAKPTIVEHINGQFAKLKANQYSALELASGNQDNLADFAEGFLSVWPTVEQDWQQLEIADGTMRMLSALLTTMSLLMDEAQTHEQMKQAGFEELPRLSDLQPQLDLMINEVAQAADELMVGNKSQSLNPYKDVGRNDPCPCGSGKKFKKCHGA is encoded by the coding sequence ATGAGCGATTTGATTAGCTTTGCTGACGACTATCAGGGTGAGAGTGGCTATTTTTGGGAAGGGGCAATACTGGCTTCGAACCTGACGGTTAAGCCGTTAGAGCCCGAGAACTGGGCTGCAGACCTGTTTGGCGAGGATTTTGAACAGGCTAAGCCGACTATCGTTGAGCACATCAATGGTCAATTTGCCAAGCTCAAGGCGAACCAGTATTCGGCCCTAGAGTTAGCATCAGGCAATCAAGATAATCTAGCTGATTTTGCCGAGGGCTTTCTGTCGGTATGGCCGACCGTAGAGCAAGACTGGCAACAGCTAGAGATCGCAGACGGTACCATGCGTATGCTATCGGCGCTGTTAACGACTATGTCGCTATTGATGGATGAAGCTCAGACCCATGAGCAGATGAAGCAAGCGGGCTTTGAAGAGCTGCCACGGCTTAGTGACCTTCAGCCTCAGCTAGACCTTATGATCAACGAGGTAGCGCAAGCGGCAGACGAGTTGATGGTAGGGAACAAGAGTCAGTCTCTAAACCCATACAAGGATGTGGGTCGAAACGACCCATGCCCATGCGGAAGCGGCAAGAAATTCAAAAAGTGCCACGGCGCTTAA
- the dusC gene encoding tRNA dihydrouridine(16) synthase DusC, which yields MRLVLGPMEGVLDHLMREILTDINDYDLCVTEFVRVSDQLLPDRSFYKLCPELLTGSKTKSGTPVHLQLLGQRPEWMAENAYKAYQLGAAGIDLNFGCPARLVNKSKGGAVLLKEPELMYQIIKACREAVPSEVPITAKIRLGWENPDDCFEIVSAVESAGANELTVHARTKEGGYRADQIRWDYLAKIRQHTKMPLIANGEIWNFEDGQRCIESTGIDSLMVCRGAFNVPNLGNVVKHNQAVMPWTEVVTLLLKYSEYEMKGDKGLYYPNRVKQWFAYLRQQYPEAKELFHNIRTFNKAAPIVEHIQAYHQELMATV from the coding sequence ATGCGTCTTGTACTCGGCCCTATGGAGGGCGTTCTCGATCACCTAATGCGAGAAATCCTTACTGACATTAACGACTATGACCTATGCGTCACTGAGTTCGTGCGCGTCAGTGACCAGCTGCTACCAGACCGTTCCTTCTATAAGCTCTGCCCAGAGCTACTAACGGGTTCTAAAACCAAATCAGGCACACCAGTACACCTTCAGCTTCTCGGTCAACGCCCAGAGTGGATGGCAGAGAATGCCTATAAGGCCTATCAGCTAGGTGCTGCCGGTATCGACCTAAACTTTGGTTGCCCTGCCCGCTTGGTTAACAAGAGCAAGGGCGGCGCTGTGCTTCTAAAAGAGCCTGAGCTGATGTATCAAATCATCAAGGCGTGTCGCGAGGCAGTGCCATCTGAGGTACCAATTACGGCTAAGATCCGCCTTGGTTGGGAAAACCCAGACGACTGCTTTGAGATCGTAAGTGCGGTAGAAAGCGCAGGCGCAAATGAGCTTACTGTGCATGCCCGCACCAAAGAGGGTGGCTATCGCGCCGATCAGATCCGCTGGGACTATCTCGCTAAGATCCGTCAACACACCAAGATGCCACTTATCGCTAATGGTGAAATCTGGAATTTTGAAGATGGTCAGCGCTGCATCGAAAGCACGGGTATCGACTCGCTGATGGTGTGCCGTGGCGCGTTTAACGTGCCTAACCTTGGCAATGTGGTAAAACACAATCAGGCCGTAATGCCTTGGACTGAGGTAGTGACGCTACTGCTGAAATACTCAGAATATGAGATGAAGGGTGACAAGGGACTTTACTACCCTAACCGCGTCAAACAGTGGTTTGCTTATCTACGCCAGCAGTACCCTGAAGCGAAAGAGCTGTTCCACAACATCCGCACCTTTAACAAGGCCGCTCCTATCGTGGAACATATTCAGGCCTACCATCAAGAGCTGATGGCTACCGTTTAA